In one Zobellia galactanivorans genomic region, the following are encoded:
- a CDS encoding lipopolysaccharide biosynthesis protein, translated as MSRLKNTIQNAKVSVFFHVIFIFTQFFARKIFLENLGDDFMGLTSTLQSFLSFLNLAELGIGTAIGFTLYKPIFDKNHQEINHIIRFFGNIYKKIGWAIIGLALILSAFFPLIFEDVDISLPLIYYAFFTFLASSLLGYFFNYHMLLFQADQKEYMVAKYLQSYNITKIVLQIILVFYFQSFIAWVTLELLSSIMFTISLRKKTTKQYPWLSLSLNNGQKSKDFKSYPELIKKIKQISLHKLGTFISNGTDNILIFSFINVETVAFFGNYQLIILNFATLLNKFFSGTNASVGNLVAEKNENSIKQVFWELMSFRFFIAGIVTIGIVTLVNPFIILWLGEKYVLSEVTVAFFALNFFILQVRQPVDVFKQAYGLYSDTWAPVAQSIINLGMSLLLVNKFELTGVLMGTSCSLIIIIMFWRPYFLFTKAFHWPFYEYALGFLKLLLTFVPVYFLVRYVIIRFFNSDINNFYDFAIYSFLVACTIIILYGGILYASNHFFRDLIKRLKNGLLKL; from the coding sequence ATGTCTAGACTTAAGAACACCATTCAAAACGCGAAGGTTAGCGTTTTTTTTCATGTCATTTTTATTTTTACCCAATTCTTTGCCCGAAAAATTTTCCTTGAAAACCTTGGGGATGACTTTATGGGCCTTACCTCTACCCTTCAAAGCTTCCTAAGCTTCTTAAATCTGGCCGAACTGGGAATCGGAACAGCTATTGGTTTTACCCTCTACAAGCCTATTTTTGATAAAAACCACCAAGAGATCAACCATATCATCCGATTTTTTGGTAATATCTATAAAAAAATCGGATGGGCAATCATTGGTTTGGCCTTGATACTTTCTGCCTTCTTTCCGCTCATATTTGAAGATGTAGATATCTCCCTACCTCTTATTTACTATGCTTTTTTCACCTTTTTAGCAAGTTCCTTATTGGGGTATTTTTTTAATTACCATATGCTTTTGTTTCAGGCCGACCAAAAAGAATACATGGTAGCCAAGTACCTTCAAAGCTATAACATAACAAAAATTGTTTTACAGATCATCCTTGTATTCTATTTTCAAAGCTTTATTGCCTGGGTGACCCTTGAACTATTGAGTTCCATAATGTTTACCATATCCTTACGCAAAAAAACAACCAAACAGTACCCTTGGCTATCATTGTCTCTCAACAATGGGCAAAAAAGCAAGGATTTTAAATCCTACCCCGAACTCATAAAAAAAATAAAACAGATTAGCCTACATAAATTGGGCACTTTTATCTCCAATGGCACGGATAATATTTTAATATTCTCCTTTATCAATGTCGAGACCGTGGCTTTCTTTGGCAACTACCAACTGATTATTCTCAACTTTGCCACCCTACTGAACAAATTCTTTTCAGGAACCAATGCCAGTGTAGGCAATTTAGTGGCCGAAAAAAATGAAAATTCCATTAAACAGGTATTTTGGGAATTAATGTCCTTCCGCTTTTTTATCGCGGGTATTGTAACGATTGGAATCGTTACTTTAGTAAACCCATTTATCATTCTTTGGTTAGGCGAAAAATATGTGCTTTCTGAAGTCACCGTTGCTTTTTTTGCCCTCAACTTTTTTATACTTCAAGTGCGTCAACCGGTTGATGTATTCAAACAAGCTTATGGGCTATATTCCGATACTTGGGCTCCTGTAGCCCAAAGTATTATTAATTTAGGAATGTCACTGCTTTTGGTTAATAAATTTGAACTTACAGGTGTCTTAATGGGTACCAGCTGCAGCCTAATCATTATCATTATGTTCTGGCGCCCCTATTTCCTCTTTACAAAAGCCTTTCATTGGCCTTTTTATGAATATGCTCTTGGATTCTTAAAACTTTTGCTAACCTTTGTTCCTGTATACTTTTTAGTCCGATATGTTATTATTCGTTTTTTTAACTCTGACATAAATAACTTTTACGATTTTGCGATTTACTCTTTCTTGGTAGCTTGTACAATCATTATTCTTTACGGAGGTATACTTTACGCTAGCAATCACTTTTTCCGAGATTTAATAAAGCGCTTAAAGAATGGTTTATTAAAACTCTAA
- a CDS encoding glycosyltransferase, with protein MSRFRDSVPTINRKEPSLSVIVPVYNAAPYLKRCVESICNQTYKQMEIILVDDGSTDESFNICKILEKNDSRIVVVQQANAGSSVARNTGLDFATGDYIAFIDSDDSINERMFETMINFILENELEVVECGLTSTNKKQNVSDSNTFIESREKAMERLIREKNWSVWRRIYKKELIGNLRFIPGKIHQDVFFTVDILNRAEKQGYIAEPFYIYNTENESITRSPYNMKKLAAKDAPYYVFECTQGYNLNVRTLASQYLIRTLLSHYDRLFSHSYLDPNYTYRKEIKSEIIDQLKLKYKNNSFFALLAKYSPFWLYGIILKLIALRIKIRLMLLKR; from the coding sequence ATGTCTCGATTTAGAGATTCTGTCCCAACAATCAATAGGAAGGAGCCCTCACTTTCGGTTATTGTACCCGTTTACAATGCCGCCCCATATCTAAAGCGTTGTGTCGAAAGCATTTGCAACCAAACCTACAAACAAATGGAAATCATCCTTGTTGATGATGGATCTACGGATGAAAGCTTCAATATTTGCAAAATTTTAGAAAAGAACGATTCTAGAATAGTGGTTGTGCAACAAGCCAATGCAGGGTCTAGTGTAGCTAGAAATACAGGGCTAGATTTTGCCACGGGTGATTATATTGCTTTTATTGATAGTGATGATTCCATAAATGAAAGAATGTTTGAGACCATGATTAATTTTATCCTGGAAAACGAACTCGAAGTTGTTGAATGTGGTTTAACCTCTACAAATAAAAAACAAAACGTTTCAGATTCAAACACCTTCATTGAAAGCAGGGAAAAGGCCATGGAGCGGTTAATTCGTGAAAAAAATTGGTCAGTTTGGAGAAGAATCTATAAAAAAGAATTAATAGGTAATCTAAGGTTTATACCTGGTAAAATTCATCAAGATGTTTTTTTTACCGTTGACATCTTAAATAGAGCCGAAAAGCAAGGATATATTGCAGAGCCCTTCTATATTTATAACACGGAAAATGAAAGCATCACAAGAAGTCCTTATAATATGAAAAAATTGGCGGCCAAGGACGCCCCTTATTATGTTTTTGAATGTACACAGGGTTACAACCTAAATGTGCGGACCCTTGCTAGTCAATACCTCATCAGGACACTTCTAAGTCACTATGACCGTTTATTTTCCCACAGTTACTTAGATCCAAATTATACGTATAGGAAAGAAATAAAATCAGAGATTATTGATCAATTAAAATTGAAGTATAAAAACAATTCTTTCTTTGCTCTATTAGCTAAATATTCTCCATTTTGGCTTTACGGTATCATTCTCAAACTAATTGCACTTCGAATTAAAATCCGGTTAATGCTGTTAAAACGATAA